A window from Anaeromusa acidaminophila DSM 3853 encodes these proteins:
- a CDS encoding FliH/SctL family protein: protein MHRIIKSPPLQGELVVIQNKPPAVLQHEDKNEEKFDTRSVDEIAQERANVILTEAQRQAEALVRTAQLDAARIKGEAESLYGQAKEQGHREGFEEGLAQGRQAAEKEMKLAVEQAVQNANRLIRAAEQQQVEFLVDAERQVVDLVLDCVRKVLAREVAENPLVVLPIVTAAISKVKDQDAIQIRVHPDDYETVLMARRDLQLLIGREEGLRISADHTVSPGGCIVETTAGTVDARMETQMEMLQQALKEVMP, encoded by the coding sequence TTGCATAGAATCATCAAATCGCCGCCCTTGCAAGGGGAGCTGGTAGTGATTCAGAACAAGCCTCCGGCAGTCCTTCAGCATGAAGATAAAAATGAGGAAAAATTTGACACTCGAAGTGTAGATGAAATTGCTCAAGAGAGAGCGAATGTAATTTTAACGGAAGCGCAGCGTCAGGCTGAAGCTCTCGTGAGAACGGCTCAATTAGATGCTGCCCGCATTAAAGGCGAGGCGGAATCGTTATATGGACAGGCTAAAGAGCAGGGACATCGTGAAGGTTTTGAAGAAGGATTAGCTCAGGGACGACAGGCTGCGGAAAAAGAAATGAAGCTGGCTGTGGAACAGGCGGTGCAAAATGCCAATCGCTTAATTCGTGCAGCAGAGCAACAGCAGGTAGAGTTTCTTGTAGATGCAGAACGTCAAGTGGTGGATTTGGTATTGGATTGTGTACGTAAAGTCTTGGCGCGAGAGGTAGCGGAAAATCCACTGGTTGTGTTGCCCATTGTAACTGCTGCGATTAGTAAAGTGAAAGATCAGGATGCCATTCAAATTCGGGTGCATCCTGATGATTATGAAACCGTTTTGATGGCGCGGCGTGATTTGCAACTCTTGATTGGTCGAGAGGAAGGCTTGCGTATTAGTGCGGATCATACAGTGTCTCCAGGCGGTTGTATTGTAGAGACGACGGCTGGAACGGTGGATGCAAGAATGGAAACTCAAATGGAAATGCTGCAACAGGCGTTGAAAGAAGTGATGCCATGA
- a CDS encoding MotE family protein, whose amino-acid sequence MAAGKTDVRQNKNKSQDAKNATVEAPVEKKSRIIFLLKLGVALLLVVLLVLLGFGVGVYFKLIDLEDLGKQYGLANVPGIGRYFEQPATNFEPVELPESVTAPALPVVQPPADPALVPPQPKTVPLTEAEKEKMLKKQQQEESKRIGRLARLYGGMKPDEAVGILNRLDDTEVLAIMGKMEEEQVSKILPLFDSSRAARLTQSMMRPAKLE is encoded by the coding sequence ATGGCAGCAGGTAAAACAGATGTAAGACAAAATAAGAATAAATCCCAGGATGCAAAGAACGCAACTGTGGAAGCACCAGTAGAGAAAAAGTCGCGCATCATTTTCCTGCTGAAGCTTGGGGTCGCGCTGCTTTTGGTCGTTTTGCTTGTTCTTTTAGGCTTTGGAGTAGGAGTATATTTCAAGCTAATCGACTTGGAAGATCTGGGAAAACAATACGGTTTGGCCAATGTACCGGGCATCGGACGGTATTTTGAACAGCCGGCAACCAACTTTGAACCGGTGGAATTGCCTGAAAGTGTAACCGCGCCTGCGCTGCCTGTTGTGCAACCGCCTGCGGATCCTGCCTTAGTGCCGCCTCAACCCAAGACGGTGCCGTTGACAGAAGCGGAAAAGGAAAAAATGCTTAAAAAGCAGCAGCAAGAGGAGAGCAAACGTATTGGTCGTTTGGCTCGCTTGTATGGCGGCATGAAGCCGGATGAAGCTGTAGGCATTTTGAACCGTCTGGATGATACGGAAGTTTTGGCGATTATGGGCAAAATGGAAGAAGAACAAGTATCTAAAATTTTACCTCTCTTTGATTCCAGCCGTGCCGCACGATTGACGCAAAGTATGATGCGGCCTGCAAAACTGGAATAG
- a CDS encoding flagellar export protein FliJ has product MKRFHFRLEVLLGVRRRKCDEVKLELAEATRRVQETVDALQKLWKERSEARTWFAAQQSKGLLNAAILPLYDACQIRSYNREKELIAEKEARELARQNCLLKLEEAVKHLKAVESLKETQYQQYLHESLMEEQKVLDEIGMQLYLREEGE; this is encoded by the coding sequence ATGAAACGCTTTCATTTCCGTCTTGAAGTGCTGTTAGGAGTGCGCCGCCGGAAATGTGATGAAGTTAAACTAGAATTAGCGGAAGCCACACGTAGGGTGCAAGAGACGGTAGATGCCCTCCAAAAGCTTTGGAAAGAGCGAAGTGAAGCGAGAACGTGGTTTGCGGCTCAGCAAAGCAAAGGACTGTTGAATGCAGCTATACTGCCTTTATACGATGCGTGCCAAATACGATCCTACAACCGTGAAAAAGAGCTTATTGCCGAAAAGGAAGCGAGGGAACTAGCGCGCCAAAACTGTCTGCTGAAACTGGAAGAAGCGGTTAAACATTTGAAAGCGGTAGAATCGCTGAAGGAAACGCAGTATCAACAATATTTGCATGAGTCGTTGATGGAAGAACAAAAGGTTTTAGATGAAATTGGTATGCAGTTATATTTGCGGGAAGAAGGAGAGTGA
- the fliI gene encoding flagellar protein export ATPase FliI: MMKDAFSGDVYFQAIRQCESMRRSGRVTQIVGLVIESQGPNVNLGDLCYVSSRGGAQAIPAEVVGFRQNRVLLMPIAEMEGIGPGCEVISAQGTLKVTVGQGLLGRILDGMGRPMDGKGPLVSSREYPLNALPPPPLTRRRIEEPLSVGVRAIDALLTLGKGQRVGIMAGSGVGKSTLLGMMARNTEADISVIALIGERGREVREFIERDLGEEGLKRSVVVVATSDQPALVRIKGALTATAIAEYFRDQGRDVMFMMDSVTRFAMAQREVGLTVGEPPATRGYTPSVFAMLPKLLERSGTGANGSITGIYTVLVDGDDMNEPIADAVRSILDGHIVLSRSIAAQNHYPAIDILNSVSRVMTEVVTKEQRMAAQCLRSLMATHRDAADLINIGAYVQGSNPEIDQAIERIGAIRKFLQQDVYEQTTLSDAVMQLMQLVEGC; this comes from the coding sequence ATGATGAAGGACGCATTTTCAGGCGATGTTTATTTTCAGGCTATCAGGCAGTGCGAAAGCATGCGGCGAAGTGGGCGAGTCACTCAGATTGTGGGGTTGGTCATTGAATCGCAAGGGCCTAATGTCAATTTGGGCGATTTGTGTTATGTAAGTAGTCGTGGAGGCGCTCAAGCGATTCCAGCGGAGGTAGTCGGATTTCGCCAAAATCGAGTGCTGTTAATGCCGATTGCAGAGATGGAAGGAATTGGACCTGGATGCGAGGTGATTTCCGCTCAAGGGACCTTGAAAGTGACAGTAGGTCAAGGTTTATTGGGACGCATTCTTGATGGAATGGGGCGTCCTATGGATGGCAAAGGCCCCCTTGTTTCCAGTCGTGAATATCCGTTAAATGCATTACCTCCGCCGCCGCTTACAAGAAGGCGGATTGAAGAACCTCTTTCCGTAGGCGTTCGAGCAATTGATGCGCTGCTTACTTTAGGCAAGGGACAGCGTGTGGGAATCATGGCGGGTAGTGGCGTTGGAAAAAGTACGCTCTTAGGTATGATGGCTAGAAATACCGAGGCAGATATCAGTGTCATTGCCTTAATCGGCGAACGTGGCCGTGAGGTGCGTGAATTTATTGAACGCGATTTAGGGGAAGAAGGCTTGAAACGATCGGTAGTGGTAGTAGCTACTTCGGATCAGCCCGCATTGGTGCGAATTAAAGGAGCTTTGACAGCGACGGCTATTGCGGAATATTTCCGAGACCAAGGGCGCGATGTGATGTTCATGATGGATTCAGTAACGCGTTTTGCTATGGCGCAGCGTGAAGTAGGTCTTACTGTTGGAGAACCGCCAGCGACCAGAGGCTATACTCCCTCTGTTTTTGCGATGCTTCCGAAACTGTTGGAACGTTCTGGAACAGGGGCTAATGGTTCCATTACCGGAATCTATACGGTTTTAGTTGACGGCGATGATATGAATGAACCCATCGCCGACGCTGTACGCAGCATTCTTGACGGACATATCGTGCTTTCACGCAGTATTGCAGCGCAAAATCACTATCCGGCCATTGATATTCTAAATAGCGTAAGCCGGGTTATGACCGAAGTTGTAACCAAAGAGCAGCGTATGGCCGCTCAGTGCCTTCGCTCGTTGATGGCAACCCATCGCGATGCAGCGGATCTGATTAATATTGGCGCGTATGTTCAAGGAAGCAACCCGGAGATTGATCAAGCAATTGAACGCATAGGCGCTATTCGAAAGTTTCTGCAGCAGGATGTATATGAACAAACTACTTTATCTGATGCGGTAATGCAATTGATGCAGCTTGTAGAAGGGTGTTGA
- a CDS encoding flagellar hook-length control protein FliK: protein MGINTLINSLPGGASNANAVTATQGQVNPNAAIKGLSKTNRTDKTGAATGTDSFSTCLGSSLAVEKGQQAGIETVATEAKDLDAAEAALLASLVPGTVSTMQTINEDLAALPSSVDVGTQKAWLNEIFSAVKEQKQTSELTGWLQQWVGDDASKQNFLQQLQGMLQKTAVVETPPLHLREALAEVMQNSIGNATEAVEQKVQAPTVAAPVQTAALQSQTEMSEAPVTASTEQTLENKATKPETQPDALQVRQKVSEAAEPQKMAQSQADPVVSLSEAPTLYQPQGRIISNESQAVKGQTSDEQGPQEQKMDSAAATNYGVRRAASGNTDSAAAFAGQAFSEGASQKTVPVKVDSQAETDFQPIQAALLQNTASKPQTEATAATSAASTAVADPHGVFDQMVAQARMIRLPDSTEMVIRLRPEHLGDLVLKVAVDAAGTVNATFHSSNAEVRAVLEANLQQFRQEMQQQGVRVQGAAVYAGLGDALPQQQQGQQGKSPQGKNNAITAEEKLEPVELSLDTGDAAVDYRI, encoded by the coding sequence ATGGGAATAAATACGCTTATCAATTCCTTGCCGGGAGGCGCTTCGAATGCGAATGCGGTTACTGCGACGCAGGGGCAAGTAAATCCTAATGCCGCTATCAAAGGATTATCAAAGACTAATCGTACTGATAAAACAGGTGCGGCAACGGGAACTGATTCATTTTCTACTTGCTTGGGAAGCTCTTTAGCGGTAGAAAAGGGACAACAAGCAGGAATTGAAACGGTTGCCACGGAAGCCAAAGATTTGGATGCGGCAGAAGCCGCTTTATTGGCATCGCTGGTACCAGGAACCGTGTCAACAATGCAAACTATCAATGAAGACCTGGCTGCCCTGCCAAGTAGCGTGGATGTTGGAACTCAGAAAGCTTGGCTGAATGAAATTTTTTCGGCGGTGAAGGAGCAAAAGCAAACGTCGGAATTGACTGGCTGGCTTCAACAGTGGGTAGGCGATGATGCGAGCAAACAAAATTTCCTACAGCAATTGCAGGGGATGCTGCAGAAAACGGCTGTTGTGGAAACACCTCCGTTGCATTTGAGAGAAGCGTTAGCTGAAGTTATGCAAAACAGTATTGGAAATGCGACAGAAGCGGTAGAACAGAAAGTGCAAGCGCCAACAGTGGCCGCTCCAGTACAAACGGCTGCTTTGCAGTCACAAACGGAAATGTCGGAGGCTCCAGTAACTGCTTCGACGGAGCAAACATTGGAAAATAAGGCAACAAAACCAGAAACCCAGCCCGACGCTTTACAAGTAAGACAAAAGGTAAGCGAGGCGGCAGAACCGCAAAAAATGGCACAGTCGCAGGCCGATCCGGTGGTAAGCCTTTCGGAGGCGCCTACCTTGTATCAACCGCAAGGACGTATTATTAGTAATGAATCTCAAGCGGTAAAGGGGCAAACTAGCGACGAGCAAGGTCCTCAAGAACAAAAGATGGATTCTGCAGCAGCAACTAACTATGGCGTCCGTCGTGCAGCCTCAGGGAATACCGATTCGGCGGCTGCATTTGCCGGACAAGCTTTTAGTGAAGGGGCATCACAAAAAACAGTGCCAGTAAAGGTTGATTCTCAAGCGGAAACGGATTTTCAACCGATACAGGCGGCGCTTTTACAGAACACTGCGTCGAAACCGCAAACAGAAGCAACTGCTGCAACCAGCGCAGCGTCAACAGCGGTAGCTGATCCTCATGGAGTTTTCGATCAAATGGTAGCCCAAGCACGTATGATTCGACTGCCTGATAGTACAGAGATGGTGATTCGCTTGAGGCCGGAACATTTGGGAGACTTGGTTCTAAAGGTGGCCGTAGATGCAGCTGGGACTGTAAACGCTACGTTCCACAGCTCGAACGCAGAGGTGAGAGCCGTATTGGAAGCTAACTTGCAGCAATTCCGGCAGGAAATGCAACAGCAGGGAGTTCGGGTGCAAGGAGCCGCCGTATATGCCGGATTGGGAGACGCGTTGCCGCAACAGCAGCAAGGCCAACAAGGAAAGTCGCCGCAGGGGAAAAATAACGCTATAACAGCGGAAGAAAAGCTAGAGCCAGTGGAATTGTCACTGGACACAGGTGATGCAGCGGTTGATTACCGGATTTAA
- a CDS encoding flagellar basal body-associated FliL family protein, which produces MADGEKKKMPLMLIVVMIVVGLALAGGISYFIASKIVADKSGTKLEQREPGTFVKLGDPKDGQLVVNIGGPSSGRYLKIGLVLEMKPLKEEKKDKNALSPQEVKIQDTVLYVLRSQKVEDFDPSKQENLKELIKREVNKSLGEERVYEVYITNFILQ; this is translated from the coding sequence ATGGCTGATGGAGAAAAGAAGAAGATGCCGCTAATGCTGATTGTAGTCATGATCGTGGTGGGGTTGGCATTAGCCGGAGGAATTTCATACTTTATTGCCTCTAAAATTGTTGCTGATAAGTCTGGCACTAAATTGGAGCAACGCGAACCAGGAACTTTTGTGAAGTTAGGCGACCCTAAAGACGGCCAATTGGTTGTTAACATAGGCGGACCTAGCAGCGGACGTTATTTGAAAATAGGCCTTGTTTTGGAAATGAAACCCTTAAAGGAAGAGAAAAAGGATAAAAACGCTTTATCTCCTCAAGAGGTGAAGATACAAGACACGGTATTGTATGTGCTGCGGTCGCAAAAAGTAGAAGACTTTGATCCCTCAAAACAAGAAAACCTCAAAGAGCTTATTAAACGTGAAGTGAATAAGTCGTTGGGAGAAGAGCGGGTTTATGAAGTATATATCACAAACTTTATTTTGCAATAA
- a CDS encoding flagellar FlbD family protein — translation MIKVTRLKAKDEFVLNAELIEMIEETPDTVVTLTNGKKLLVEESMEELVRKVMQYRRAIFNNFR, via the coding sequence ATGATCAAGGTGACTCGTTTGAAAGCAAAAGATGAATTTGTTTTAAATGCCGAACTGATTGAAATGATTGAAGAAACCCCAGATACGGTGGTAACTCTGACGAACGGAAAAAAATTGCTTGTGGAAGAATCTATGGAAGAATTGGTACGTAAAGTAATGCAATATCGTCGGGCCATATTCAATAATTTTCGTTAA
- a CDS encoding lytic transglycosylase domain-containing protein — translation MVIQSIQEITGRIAAIEAKFGRMGNMLTAKNASLSGQPASFTDELQQQVRGKSSSTLASTTGTALSQQGDSIRQMVSSSAKRQGVDPRLAMAVAKAESNFDSQAVSDVGAQGIMQLMPDTARALGVNPQDTRENIEGGVTYLRQMLQHFQGDPAKAVAAYNAGPGAVEAYGGVPPYGETQEYVKRVLKFMENENEI, via the coding sequence ATGGTGATTCAAAGCATTCAAGAAATTACAGGGCGGATCGCTGCCATTGAAGCCAAATTCGGCCGTATGGGAAACATGCTTACTGCCAAAAATGCTTCTTTGTCAGGGCAACCTGCTTCTTTTACGGATGAATTGCAGCAGCAAGTCCGAGGCAAGTCTTCTTCTACGCTTGCAAGTACAACAGGAACTGCTCTCTCTCAGCAGGGAGATTCCATACGGCAAATGGTTAGCTCCAGTGCAAAAAGGCAAGGTGTAGATCCGAGGCTTGCTATGGCCGTGGCTAAGGCGGAATCTAATTTTGACTCCCAAGCGGTTTCAGACGTTGGCGCACAAGGCATCATGCAGCTGATGCCGGACACAGCGAGGGCGTTAGGCGTTAACCCGCAAGATACCAGAGAGAATATTGAAGGCGGCGTGACGTATTTGCGGCAAATGCTGCAGCATTTTCAAGGCGACCCTGCCAAAGCGGTTGCGGCATATAATGCAGGTCCTGGAGCGGTGGAAGCATACGGAGGCGTTCCTCCTTATGGCGAAACACAGGAATATGTGAAAAGAGTATTAAAGTTCATGGAAAATGAGAACGAAATATAA
- a CDS encoding TIGR02530 family flagellar biosynthesis protein, with protein MQSPKVVFSKQLVTPSPLRSFNESAGMATKKATGAADSFETVLQGQMQELHFSQHAQQRLAQRGIELSSTQTQRLQSAVQDAAQKGGREALVLVDSLAFVVSVRNKTVITAMEGDGVKSHVFTNIDSAVIA; from the coding sequence ATGCAGTCACCTAAAGTTGTTTTTTCAAAGCAACTTGTCACGCCGTCACCTCTTAGATCTTTTAATGAATCTGCAGGAATGGCAACAAAGAAGGCGACCGGAGCCGCCGATTCCTTTGAAACAGTACTGCAGGGGCAAATGCAGGAATTGCATTTTTCACAGCATGCGCAACAACGCTTGGCGCAACGGGGCATTGAATTAAGTTCTACGCAAACGCAGCGTCTGCAAAGTGCCGTACAGGATGCGGCGCAAAAAGGCGGACGAGAAGCATTGGTGCTTGTGGACTCGCTTGCCTTTGTCGTCAGCGTGCGTAATAAAACTGTGATCACTGCCATGGAAGGCGACGGTGTTAAAAGTCATGTTTTTACCAATATTGACAGTGCCGTAATTGCTTGA
- the fliM gene encoding flagellar motor switch protein FliM — MAGPDVLSQSEIDELLNALSAGEVSAEDIKGEQEQRKIKVYDFKRPDKFSKDQIRTLYMLHENFARFFNTYLSANLRALVHINVASVDQMTYEEFVRSLPNPSVIGIFQMRPLKGNVILEMNPNIVFAVIDRLFGGIGLPLSKPRALTDIEESIVRRVMSKALDSLQDAWKQVLVVDPKLEMIETNPQFTQIVPPNDMVVLITLQCKIGQAEGLVNICIPYLVLEPIMSKLTTTFWVASSMSKQSLPEHVSAIQQKLEKARIPLVVEMGRTQINVYDLLGLSQGDVLRLDSQVEHELKITVGHREKFLCKPGLVNRKMAVQITKILNEGDTENE; from the coding sequence TTGGCCGGGCCTGATGTATTATCCCAGTCCGAAATTGATGAGTTGCTAAATGCGCTTTCGGCAGGAGAAGTATCTGCGGAAGACATAAAAGGCGAACAGGAACAACGCAAAATCAAGGTCTATGATTTTAAGCGGCCGGATAAGTTTTCGAAGGATCAGATTCGTACGCTGTATATGCTACATGAGAACTTCGCTAGGTTTTTCAACACCTACTTATCGGCTAACTTGAGAGCACTGGTGCATATTAACGTAGCCTCAGTGGACCAAATGACCTATGAAGAATTTGTTCGTTCTTTGCCTAATCCCAGCGTTATCGGTATTTTCCAAATGCGTCCTTTAAAAGGGAATGTTATTTTGGAAATGAATCCCAATATAGTGTTTGCCGTAATTGACCGGTTGTTCGGCGGTATAGGTTTGCCTTTGTCCAAACCGCGTGCATTGACAGACATTGAAGAGTCGATTGTTCGCCGGGTTATGAGTAAAGCGCTTGATTCTCTGCAAGATGCTTGGAAACAGGTGCTGGTTGTGGATCCTAAATTGGAGATGATTGAAACCAATCCCCAGTTTACCCAAATTGTGCCGCCGAATGATATGGTAGTGCTTATTACGTTGCAATGTAAAATCGGACAGGCCGAAGGATTAGTCAATATCTGTATTCCTTATTTAGTACTGGAACCTATTATGTCGAAGCTAACCACTACTTTTTGGGTAGCTTCATCCATGAGCAAGCAGTCGTTGCCAGAGCATGTGAGCGCTATACAGCAAAAGTTGGAAAAGGCGCGTATACCTCTTGTTGTCGAAATGGGGCGTACGCAGATTAATGTATATGATCTGCTTGGTTTGTCTCAAGGAGATGTGTTGCGGCTGGATAGCCAGGTTGAGCATGAGTTGAAAATTACAGTTGGCCACCGGGAGAAATTTTTATGCAAACCAGGTTTAGTTAACCGGAAGATGGCCGTACAGATTACGAAAATACTAAATGAAGGAGATACGGAAAATGAGTGA
- the fliG gene encoding flagellar motor switch protein FliG: MYGQNELTPKQKAAILLISLGPEVSSQVFRHLREEEIEKLTLEIASQRKVTQEQKEKVLDEFHALLVAKEYISAGGLEYAREVLEKALGSEKAVSIINRLTSSLQIRPFDFARKTDPSQLLNFIQNEHPQTIALVMAYLTPEQSAAIISNLPADRQVEVSKRIALMDRTSPDVLKDVERVLERKLSSLATQDFTTAGGVDTIVEMLNRVDRTTERTIIENLEVQNPELAEEIKRKMFVFEDIVMLDDRSLQMVLREIDQKDLALALKASSGEVGEKIYKNMSKRASEMLREEIEYMGPVRIRDVEESQQKIVNVIRRLEESGEIIVSRGKGDEVIA; encoded by the coding sequence ATGTATGGTCAAAATGAGTTAACGCCGAAACAAAAAGCGGCCATTCTGTTGATTTCGTTGGGTCCTGAAGTATCTTCCCAGGTTTTTCGTCATTTGCGGGAAGAAGAAATTGAAAAACTAACGCTGGAAATTGCTAGCCAGCGCAAAGTTACGCAGGAACAAAAAGAAAAAGTGTTAGATGAATTTCATGCACTGCTAGTGGCAAAGGAATATATTTCCGCCGGAGGTCTTGAGTATGCAAGAGAAGTGCTGGAAAAGGCATTAGGTTCGGAAAAAGCCGTTTCGATTATCAACCGGCTGACGTCGAGTCTGCAAATTCGTCCGTTTGACTTTGCGCGAAAGACGGATCCATCACAGCTTTTAAACTTTATTCAAAATGAGCATCCCCAAACGATTGCCCTGGTGATGGCTTATTTGACGCCGGAGCAATCTGCTGCGATTATTTCTAATTTGCCAGCGGATCGGCAAGTGGAAGTTTCTAAAAGAATTGCATTGATGGACCGGACGTCGCCGGATGTGTTGAAGGATGTCGAACGGGTTTTAGAACGGAAGCTATCTTCATTGGCTACCCAGGACTTTACTACTGCCGGCGGCGTTGATACGATTGTGGAAATGCTGAACCGTGTAGACCGTACGACTGAACGCACAATCATTGAAAATCTGGAAGTGCAAAATCCGGAACTGGCAGAAGAAATTAAACGTAAAATGTTTGTCTTTGAAGATATTGTTATGCTGGATGATCGGTCGCTGCAAATGGTCTTGCGTGAAATCGATCAGAAGGATTTGGCCTTGGCGCTTAAGGCTTCGTCAGGCGAAGTGGGTGAAAAAATCTACAAGAACATGTCGAAAAGGGCTTCTGAAATGTTGCGCGAAGAAATTGAGTATATGGGACCGGTACGTATTCGCGATGTAGAAGAATCACAGCAAAAAATTGTAAATGTCATCCGACGCTTAGAAGAGTCGGGAGAAATCATAGTATCTCGCGGCAAAGGAGACGAGGTCATTGCATAG
- the fliF gene encoding flagellar basal-body MS-ring/collar protein FliF — MADWKEQVLRFWRNMERRQRLILIGVGVLTLVAVLGVSYWVGSRPDLVPLYTGLEAKDAGAIREKLKELKIPHEVGGDGTVILVSSKDVYRVRLDLASQGLPRGNKGFEIFDQSKFGTTEFQNKVNLLQALQGELTRTIEQLAEVEKARVHIVMPEDSLYKKNEKPATASIMLKLKPQTELSKEQIKGIVNLVAHSIQGLKPENVTVVDSMARVLNEPPEQPGGIGSGSLTQVELTKKMQEEMQKNLQSLLDQVLGPGKAAARVNLELTFDQRTVDKQTFEPVVDDKGIVRSSQDVSENYKGTSTTPGGPAGTPSNIPGYVTTNPNSQSNYEKKEAVRNYEINETKEKVVAAPGSIRRLAVAVLVDDSVTPLQQDSLSRTVSSAVGINPTRGDVLSVERLPFSTELADKQRQEEEDFKRQQAQAMWMKIALVLLLAGTLFAIIRLYLKRKQREREMEEMQQMLAMDEVADLAGAEAELSPEERRRQEQRQAIEQMAKSRPEDIAQMLKAWLTDE, encoded by the coding sequence ACTGGAAGGAACAGGTGCTGCGGTTTTGGCGAAACATGGAACGGAGACAACGGCTAATCCTTATAGGCGTGGGCGTATTGACGCTTGTTGCCGTACTTGGAGTTAGCTATTGGGTGGGAAGCCGCCCAGACTTAGTGCCTCTTTATACTGGCTTAGAAGCTAAAGATGCAGGCGCTATTCGGGAAAAATTAAAAGAATTGAAAATTCCTCACGAAGTAGGCGGCGACGGTACTGTTATTTTGGTTTCTTCCAAAGACGTATACCGAGTCCGCTTGGATTTGGCGAGCCAAGGGTTGCCAAGAGGGAACAAGGGCTTTGAAATTTTTGACCAAAGTAAATTTGGCACTACAGAATTTCAAAACAAAGTAAATTTATTACAGGCATTACAAGGAGAGTTGACGCGGACCATTGAACAATTGGCAGAAGTAGAAAAGGCTCGAGTTCATATTGTAATGCCTGAAGACAGCTTGTATAAGAAGAATGAAAAGCCGGCGACTGCCTCTATTATGTTGAAACTCAAGCCCCAAACTGAATTATCAAAAGAGCAAATTAAAGGGATTGTCAATTTGGTGGCGCACAGCATTCAAGGTTTAAAACCGGAGAATGTTACTGTTGTGGATTCTATGGCTCGAGTACTGAATGAACCGCCGGAGCAACCCGGAGGTATTGGCTCAGGCTCTCTAACGCAGGTGGAACTGACTAAGAAAATGCAGGAAGAAATGCAAAAGAACCTGCAGAGTCTGTTGGATCAAGTTCTTGGACCAGGCAAGGCGGCTGCGCGTGTAAATCTGGAATTGACATTTGATCAGAGAACTGTGGATAAGCAGACCTTTGAGCCTGTCGTAGACGACAAAGGAATTGTGCGAAGCTCTCAAGATGTAAGCGAGAACTACAAAGGTACGTCTACAACGCCCGGCGGTCCGGCTGGAACTCCTAGCAATATACCGGGGTATGTAACAACAAATCCTAATTCACAGTCTAACTATGAAAAGAAAGAGGCTGTGAGAAATTATGAGATCAATGAAACTAAGGAAAAAGTAGTAGCGGCTCCGGGATCAATCCGACGTTTGGCAGTAGCGGTCCTTGTAGACGATTCGGTTACGCCGCTACAGCAAGACAGCCTGTCGAGAACTGTTTCTTCTGCAGTGGGAATTAACCCGACCCGAGGAGATGTTTTGTCAGTAGAACGTCTGCCCTTCAGTACGGAGCTGGCGGACAAGCAAAGACAGGAAGAAGAAGATTTCAAACGCCAACAGGCGCAGGCCATGTGGATGAAAATTGCCTTGGTGCTGCTGTTGGCAGGAACATTGTTTGCAATTATTCGTTTATACTTGAAACGGAAACAGCGTGAACGTGAAATGGAAGAAATGCAACAGATGCTGGCAATGGATGAAGTTGCTGATCTGGCAGGCGCCGAGGCGGAATTATCGCCAGAAGAACGGCGACGCCAAGAACAGCGTCAGGCGATCGAACAGATGGCGAAATCGCGCCCGGAAGATATCGCACAAATGCTCAAAGCGTGGTTGACAGACGAGTAA